The following proteins are co-located in the Sulfurospirillum deleyianum DSM 6946 genome:
- the leuC gene encoding 3-isopropylmalate dehydratase large subunit: protein MGQTITEKIFSDHVGHPVFAGEIIKSKIDMVIGNDITTPISIKAFEQSGATKLANPDGFSIVMDHYIPAKDIASANQAKISREFAYKHDLKHYFDEKDMGIEHALLPEKGLVVPGDVIIGADSHTCTHGALGAFATGMGSTDLAFAMITGENWFKVPESIKVVFSGKPKQHVYGKDLILEVIRLLGVDGALYRTLEFTGDTIGHLSMDDRFSLCNMAIEAGAKSGIVAVDEITKAFLSDKNLAREPKFFYSDDDATYVQVLHIDVANLDPVIAYPFLPSNGKSINEAVKDDLAIDQVFIGSCTNGRLEDLRIAASILKGRKVARKTRLIITPATQKISLQAQKEGLVEIFIEAGAVFSNPTCGACLGGYMGILGKNERCVATTNRNFVGRMGDRTSEIYLANSAVAAASAVMGKITDPRTL from the coding sequence ATGGGTCAAACAATCACAGAAAAAATTTTTAGCGACCATGTCGGTCATCCTGTCTTTGCAGGCGAAATTATCAAAAGCAAAATTGATATGGTTATTGGTAACGATATTACCACACCGATTTCAATCAAAGCATTTGAGCAGAGTGGTGCTACCAAACTTGCCAATCCTGATGGCTTTAGTATCGTCATGGATCACTACATTCCAGCCAAAGATATTGCCAGTGCGAATCAAGCTAAAATCAGTCGTGAATTTGCCTACAAACATGATCTCAAACACTATTTTGATGAAAAAGATATGGGTATTGAACACGCTTTGTTGCCTGAAAAAGGGCTTGTTGTTCCAGGCGATGTGATTATTGGTGCGGATTCTCACACCTGTACACACGGTGCACTTGGGGCATTTGCAACGGGTATGGGCTCCACCGATTTAGCGTTTGCGATGATTACGGGGGAGAACTGGTTTAAAGTCCCTGAGTCCATCAAAGTGGTTTTTAGCGGAAAACCCAAACAACACGTTTACGGTAAAGATTTGATTCTTGAGGTCATTCGTCTTTTAGGCGTGGATGGTGCATTGTACCGCACGTTAGAATTCACAGGCGATACGATTGGACACTTAAGCATGGATGATCGTTTTTCACTCTGCAACATGGCGATTGAAGCGGGTGCTAAAAGCGGTATTGTCGCTGTTGATGAGATTACTAAAGCCTTTTTAAGTGACAAAAATCTTGCACGAGAACCTAAATTTTTCTACTCTGATGATGATGCTACGTATGTGCAAGTGCTTCACATTGACGTCGCCAATCTTGACCCTGTCATTGCCTATCCTTTCTTACCTTCCAATGGCAAATCCATTAATGAGGCGGTTAAAGATGATTTAGCTATCGATCAAGTCTTTATTGGCAGTTGCACCAACGGTCGCTTGGAAGATTTGCGTATTGCCGCAAGCATTCTTAAAGGTCGCAAAGTGGCACGTAAAACACGCTTAATTATCACCCCTGCAACACAAAAAATCTCTCTACAAGCACAAAAAGAGGGCTTGGTTGAAATTTTTATTGAAGCAGGAGCGGTCTTTAGTAACCCAACCTGCGGAGCGTGTTTAGGAGGTTATATGGGTATTTTAGGTAAAAATGAACGTTGTGTGGCAACCACCAACCGTAACTTTGTAGGTCGCATGGGAGATCGCACCAGCGAAATCTATCTTGCCAACTCAGCCGTCGCAGCCGCCAGCGCCGTCATGGGCAAAATCACCGATCCAAGAACACTCTAA
- the mobA gene encoding molybdenum cofactor guanylyltransferase MobA: protein MPFIPLPLVIVAGGKSSRMGSDKALLPFGDFKTLTEYQLARLQPFFERLHVSTKTRDKFDFDASFIEDNTTYTEHSPLVALLSILEYVNKPVCILSVDTPFVTPEIFHALANNLKETTDAVIAVSPSSSHPLCAIYAPSMIAKIKHALQHHNHKMHHLLEQSKTHYVHFKEDAPFLNLNHPEDYAYAKERL, encoded by the coding sequence ATGCCTTTTATCCCACTCCCTTTAGTGATTGTTGCCGGTGGGAAAAGTTCACGCATGGGAAGCGATAAAGCCTTGCTTCCCTTTGGCGATTTTAAAACCCTTACAGAATACCAATTAGCAAGGCTTCAACCCTTTTTTGAGCGTTTACATGTCAGCACCAAAACACGTGATAAATTTGATTTTGACGCCTCCTTTATTGAAGATAATACTACCTATACAGAACACTCCCCGTTAGTAGCATTGCTCTCCATTTTGGAGTATGTGAACAAACCTGTCTGCATTTTAAGTGTCGATACACCTTTTGTGACCCCTGAGATTTTTCACGCCCTAGCGAATAATTTAAAAGAAACCACCGATGCGGTGATTGCGGTTTCTCCTTCATCATCGCATCCTTTATGTGCGATTTATGCACCCTCGATGATTGCAAAGATAAAACATGCACTCCAACACCATAACCATAAAATGCACCATCTCCTTGAACAAAGCAAGACACACTATGTTCATTTTAAAGAGGATGCACCCTTTTTAAACCTCAACCATCCTGAAGATTACGCATATGCAAAGGAA